One genomic region from Metallosphaera tengchongensis encodes:
- a CDS encoding DUF357 domain-containing protein, whose product MSGLRDRVIKYISGMEETLRKLEEGGQKKYKKILSLARQYTNDAKYYLDRGDEETALVDVVYAEGLVDALKFLGEEDNDGNEKKVFVGGTFDIIHPGHIEFLRHAASLGRVYVAVSRDRNAERVKGRKPINDENHRLEVVRSIKYVHEAFLGDENDFLKSVERVKPDIVFLGPDQRVDEQKLKDELAKRGVVVSVQRLEKRVNVWPHSSTTSIIKEITDRYCNHV is encoded by the coding sequence ATGTCTGGTCTGAGAGACAGGGTTATCAAATATATAAGCGGTATGGAAGAGACCTTAAGGAAACTAGAAGAAGGTGGCCAGAAGAAGTACAAGAAGATACTTAGCTTAGCAAGGCAGTACACCAATGATGCTAAGTATTACTTGGATAGGGGAGATGAGGAGACAGCCCTTGTCGACGTAGTCTATGCAGAGGGCTTAGTGGACGCCCTAAAGTTTTTAGGCGAGGAGGACAATGATGGAAATGAAAAAAAGGTATTCGTTGGCGGGACCTTTGACATTATACATCCAGGCCACATAGAGTTTCTTAGGCACGCTGCAAGCCTAGGGCGAGTTTACGTTGCAGTGTCTAGGGATAGAAACGCTGAAAGGGTAAAGGGTAGGAAACCCATAAACGACGAGAATCATAGACTCGAAGTGGTGAGGAGCATAAAGTACGTACATGAGGCTTTTCTAGGGGACGAGAACGATTTCCTCAAGAGCGTTGAGAGGGTAAAGCCTGATATAGTATTCCTTGGGCCTGACCAAAGAGTCGACGAGCAGAAGTTGAAGGACGAGTTGGCTAAGAGGGGAGTGGTTGTAAGTGTGCAAAGACTTGAAAAGAGAGTGAACGTTTGGCCTCACAGTAGCACAACTTCTATCATCAAGGAGATAACCGATAGATACTGTAATCATGTGTAA
- the gatC gene encoding Asp-tRNA(Asn) amidotransferase subunit GatC: MKVEVNEELMKKLEKLALISLSDQERVEFMRDLSKILDFFNAIDRVNLEGVEPMFHPVPGSRLRSDSIQPSLKREEALLNVPKKKDGFIIGPSTIGG; encoded by the coding sequence GTGAAAGTAGAAGTTAATGAAGAACTAATGAAGAAGTTGGAGAAACTTGCCCTAATTTCGTTGTCAGATCAAGAGAGGGTGGAGTTCATGAGAGATCTCTCTAAAATCTTAGATTTCTTCAATGCTATAGACAGGGTTAACCTAGAAGGGGTTGAGCCCATGTTTCATCCAGTACCTGGTAGCAGACTAAGAAGCGACTCGATCCAACCTAGTCTAAAGAGGGAGGAGGCTTTACTCAACGTACCGAAGAAGAAGGACGGTTTTATCATAGGGCCAAGTACGATAGGTGGATAA
- a CDS encoding DUF120 domain-containing protein — protein sequence MSDECLIAKIVYMSLKGNEVTQQSIANELGMSQQYVSRKLKELEERNLIRRSLSKEGESIRVTENGEKLLTDCLSMMRTIVVSDHTLSIRGRVISGLGEGRIFLSLPYYVESFKKLLGFEPYPGTLNLAIYDRTSLENRLTLDISRAINIPEHKEENRVLGGVRAFPASINDVRPAAIVFPLRSVHPKSIIEVISPYHLRKELNLRDGDEVTVQAYT from the coding sequence ATGAGTGATGAGTGCCTAATAGCTAAGATTGTGTACATGTCCCTTAAGGGAAACGAAGTGACTCAACAGAGCATTGCGAACGAGCTGGGGATGTCCCAGCAATATGTTTCAAGAAAGCTGAAGGAATTGGAAGAAAGGAACTTGATCAGAAGGTCTCTATCAAAGGAAGGAGAGTCCATTAGAGTTACTGAAAACGGAGAGAAGCTCCTGACAGATTGTCTTTCCATGATGAGGACCATTGTGGTTTCAGACCATACCTTAAGTATTAGAGGCAGGGTTATCTCAGGATTGGGAGAAGGAAGGATATTCCTCTCCTTACCCTATTATGTGGAATCCTTTAAGAAACTCCTAGGATTTGAACCGTACCCTGGAACCCTTAACCTCGCAATATACGATAGAACGTCACTGGAGAACAGGTTGACCTTGGACATCTCAAGAGCCATTAATATCCCGGAGCACAAAGAGGAAAATAGGGTACTTGGTGGAGTTAGGGCATTTCCTGCATCCATTAATGACGTTAGACCTGCGGCCATAGTCTTCCCATTGAGGAGCGTGCACCCTAAAAGTATAATAGAAGTGATCTCTCCATACCACCTGAGGAAAGAGCTGAACCTAAGGGATGGAGACGAGGTTACCGTTCAGGCTTACACATGA
- the twy1 gene encoding 4-demethylwyosine synthase TYW1, translating into MAVKESYRIDTLSKIRNEMEKQRYHLIGGHSAYKKCHWTHEALTSGRYCYKGKFYGIESHRCVQMTPVSTWCWFRCIHCWRLEPEDIGLEWDETKMPYMDDPEYIAERSIEEHKRSVSGYLGRTGVDQTKAEEAMRPSHVAISLTGEPTLYERLGELIREYHKRNITTFLVTSGVRPDILASLDEEPTQLFVSLQAPNEEKHKLINRPVVANSWNLVMRTLDILPSFSSPTVIRMTMMKGVNMSVNDAKDFAKLIEHSKPTYVEVKAYMHVGPSTYRLTKDAMPNHAEIREFAKELAKFSNYSIISEHPPSRIVLLSALDRPMQIGNAWTEKWDWRTQEIQDDVNGEYREAEMGCTEEGEGRNHE; encoded by the coding sequence ATGGCAGTTAAAGAGAGTTACAGGATAGACACGCTATCTAAAATCAGGAACGAAATGGAGAAACAAAGGTATCATCTCATAGGGGGGCACAGCGCCTATAAGAAGTGTCACTGGACCCACGAGGCCTTGACAAGTGGTAGGTATTGTTATAAAGGGAAGTTCTACGGAATAGAAAGCCACAGATGCGTGCAGATGACCCCAGTTAGTACATGGTGTTGGTTCAGGTGTATCCATTGTTGGCGATTGGAGCCAGAGGATATCGGTTTGGAATGGGACGAGACTAAGATGCCTTACATGGATGATCCGGAGTACATAGCGGAGAGATCAATAGAGGAGCACAAGAGGTCTGTCTCGGGCTATTTAGGAAGAACTGGCGTGGATCAAACCAAGGCAGAGGAGGCTATGAGACCTTCACATGTTGCGATTAGTCTAACTGGAGAGCCTACGCTTTACGAAAGGTTAGGGGAGTTAATAAGGGAATATCACAAGAGAAACATAACCACATTCCTTGTTACTAGCGGTGTCAGACCTGATATTTTGGCCTCCTTAGATGAGGAGCCAACCCAACTGTTCGTCTCTCTTCAGGCCCCCAACGAGGAGAAGCATAAGCTGATCAATAGACCTGTCGTTGCTAACTCCTGGAATCTAGTTATGAGGACGCTAGATATCCTGCCTAGCTTCAGCTCACCTACCGTCATAAGGATGACAATGATGAAGGGAGTCAACATGTCCGTTAATGACGCTAAAGACTTTGCGAAACTAATTGAACACTCTAAACCTACATATGTGGAAGTTAAGGCTTATATGCACGTCGGACCGTCCACCTACAGACTAACGAAGGATGCAATGCCGAACCATGCAGAAATAAGGGAGTTCGCTAAAGAGCTAGCCAAATTCTCTAATTATTCAATTATTTCTGAGCATCCGCCCAGCAGGATAGTCCTCCTTAGCGCCTTGGACAGACCTATGCAGATCGGGAACGCTTGGACAGAGAAGTGGGACTGGAGGACTCAAGAGATCCAGGATGACGTTAATGGGGAGTATAGGGAGGCTGAGATGGGGTGTACTGAAGAAGGTGAAGGTAGAAACCATGAGTGA
- the gatA gene encoding Asp-tRNA(Asn)/Glu-tRNA(Gln) amidotransferase subunit GatA has protein sequence MISELVSKLRTGELSPDEYVGRTFDKILKAEKNIRSFITLESQDEVLHQVKASLKRGGRLAGVLIAIKDNISTKGIRTTCASKMLENYIPPYDATVVSRLKEQGAVILGKTNMDEFAMGSTTETSYFGPTRNPWDLERTPGGSSGGSGSALAAGLVEIALGSDTGGSIRTPASFTSTFGLKPSYGTVSRYGLVAYANSLEQIGPMARNSKDLSILFSVIAGTDPRDSTTIDYSPPNIVDPIPVKGIKVGILKDLMDASETGVSSVIRGYLDKMSSEGAVIEETTLGIMDYVLPTYYIIAMSEASSNLARYDGIRYGYNSGTEGNWKEVYSKTRGEGFGKEVKRRILLGSFILSAGYYEQFYIRALKARRLIKDSLEKLFSKYDILISPTTPILPPKIGEVIDDPVKMYAMDVGTVTANLAAVPALSIPAGFYNNLPVGVQLMGRYLSDTFLMGISMFMEDVTGIKDMTAPL, from the coding sequence GTGATAAGCGAACTCGTGTCCAAGTTACGCACAGGAGAACTGTCCCCAGACGAATATGTTGGGAGAACCTTTGATAAAATATTAAAAGCTGAGAAAAATATTAGATCATTCATTACGTTGGAGAGTCAGGATGAGGTTCTTCACCAGGTAAAAGCCTCATTAAAGAGGGGAGGAAGGCTCGCAGGAGTATTAATAGCAATAAAGGACAATATCTCCACTAAAGGAATAAGGACCACGTGTGCCTCTAAGATGCTGGAGAACTACATTCCTCCCTATGATGCTACCGTAGTATCTAGATTGAAAGAACAGGGTGCAGTGATCCTAGGGAAAACGAATATGGACGAGTTTGCCATGGGATCAACTACGGAAACTAGTTATTTCGGTCCAACAAGGAACCCTTGGGATCTAGAGAGAACCCCTGGGGGATCTTCTGGGGGGAGCGGAAGCGCACTAGCCGCAGGTTTAGTGGAAATTGCCTTGGGTTCAGACACTGGAGGCTCCATTAGAACCCCTGCATCTTTTACCTCAACTTTTGGCCTTAAGCCCTCTTATGGTACCGTAAGCAGATACGGCCTAGTGGCATATGCCAACAGTCTAGAGCAGATAGGCCCCATGGCCAGGAATTCAAAGGATCTATCCATTCTCTTCTCGGTAATTGCAGGCACCGATCCTAGAGACTCCACTACAATCGATTACTCCCCGCCTAATATCGTAGATCCGATTCCCGTAAAGGGGATAAAAGTTGGGATCCTTAAGGATCTGATGGACGCTTCTGAAACTGGAGTTTCCTCAGTAATCAGGGGATATCTAGATAAGATGTCAAGTGAAGGTGCTGTAATTGAGGAAACGACTTTAGGAATAATGGATTACGTTCTTCCAACGTATTACATCATAGCCATGTCTGAGGCTAGCTCGAATCTGGCTAGATATGATGGGATAAGGTACGGTTACAACTCAGGTACAGAAGGGAATTGGAAGGAAGTTTACAGCAAAACTAGGGGAGAGGGATTCGGCAAGGAAGTGAAGAGAAGGATTCTCTTGGGGTCCTTCATATTGAGCGCTGGTTACTACGAACAGTTTTACATAAGAGCACTGAAGGCTAGGAGACTCATCAAGGATTCCTTGGAGAAGCTTTTTAGTAAATATGACATTTTAATTTCACCAACTACGCCAATCCTTCCGCCCAAAATTGGCGAAGTAATCGACGACCCGGTGAAAATGTACGCTATGGACGTTGGAACGGTTACAGCGAACCTCGCCGCCGTACCGGCCCTTTCAATACCTGCAGGATTTTACAATAACTTGCCTGTGGGGGTTCAACTGATGGGGAGATATCTTTCAGACACGTTTCTCATGGGCATTTCCATGTTCATGGAAGACGTCACGGGAATAAAAGACATGACGGCTCCCTTATGA
- the cutA gene encoding divalent-cation tolerance protein CutA codes for MGGEYALVLSTLSGLEKAKEIARTLVQERLAACVNIVPGLISIYRWEGRVEEDSEVLLLIKTKSELTEKLMKRLKEIHPYKVPEILTVDIDNGFKPYLDWINESVQM; via the coding sequence ATGGGCGGAGAGTACGCTCTGGTATTGAGCACGTTATCCGGCTTGGAAAAGGCCAAGGAAATAGCCAGAACCTTAGTTCAAGAGAGGTTGGCAGCATGCGTAAACATCGTTCCTGGGTTGATCTCCATATATAGATGGGAAGGGAGAGTTGAGGAGGATTCGGAGGTCTTATTACTAATTAAGACTAAATCAGAATTGACCGAGAAGTTAATGAAGAGGTTGAAGGAAATACATCCCTATAAGGTTCCTGAAATCCTGACTGTAGATATAGACAACGGTTTTAAGCCTTATTTAGATTGGATAAATGAGAGTGTTCAGATGTGA